The Lampris incognitus isolate fLamInc1 chromosome 4, fLamInc1.hap2, whole genome shotgun sequence genome segment GAACCTAGGCACATCTTGAATTGCTTAGCCTCCAGGTTGGGGTCACATATGACCGGGTGGTGGACGTGTACTATCCCCGTGTCTGTGCTCCTGAACAACTTAATCCCTGACTGGACAAATTTATTAAAGAGGTCCACATCCTCCAACCCCCACCCTTGTATGGAAGTGTCAAAGCCCCCAGCACGGATGAGATCGCCCTTGTAGACACAGACAATGCCGAAGCCATAGTGCCTCCACAGGCCCGTTTTAGACGTGAAGACGTAATGATTGTCGCTGGGTACCTTCCCTGCATACACCACCTTCGGGTCATACTGGCTGAAGATGATGGGGAAGTAGGTCTGCTCCCCAAGGGCAGTGTTTCCCCGACAGCGCTTGAGGAAGTCGGCCGTGAAGAGCAAATCCACATCACAGTAGAAGAGCAGCGAGTCATTGGAGAAGTGAGAGGAGCCCACTTCTAAAGCCAGGGCCCGGGAGAAGGAGCCTGCCACAGGCTTTATCTCCATGTCGGCACGTGGGTACTTCATGTGATATTCCCTCATCAGCTCCACCTGCTTGACCCGCTCCGTGTTGTTGTCCGTGTTGAAGAGTAGGATCAACAGCTTAACGTTCTGGTTGGGGATCAGGCAAACACGTTCGAAATTTGCCATGAAGCGCACAAAGATGTCGTACCGCCCAGACAGAGGCACCAGGATGTTGACTTTCTTCTCCTTCGGCTCCCTTTGGTCCTTGCCGGAAGTCGCGAGCTTGAAGGGCACCAGCATCTTGAGGGAGTTggagaggaaggagagggagTCGGATTCCTTGTTGATGCGGCTGGCCAGAGCTCTGGCATccatctcttcttcctctctgaacTGGATCTGGCTAAACGTTTGCTGCAGGTAAGCATGTCTCCTCACAGGCACAGTCATGGTCTTTCCTTTATGTTTCTTATACAGCAGAAGAAGATCCAGGACATACTCTGCCCCATACAAAGGATTAACTCTTCGGTAGCCATACTGGATCTCTTTAAACTCAATGACTCGCCCCCGTGTCTTTGCATTAGCATTGATCATCTCCATCACTTGCATGATAATGTCATCGAGGGCCTGCCTCTGGGAGGAGTCCATGCCGCGACGGGGGGGCTGGCCGTCAGATGAGGAGAAGAGGTACTTTCCTGTCAGGAACTCCCACTCcagcacctcctctctcagccgtGGGTGGAAGCGCATAAACGAAGGTGGCATGCCAAGCTGGAGGTCCTCGCGGCTGGGATCTGCTGCTCCGTAGCGCCCCATCTGGACAATCTCCCTGTGCAGCTGGATGGTGCGGTGGCGCAAATCAGCGATCTTGCGACTGAGCATATAGCTGTGCAGACGGTATTGATAAGGGGGGTTCTTGTTTGGGTGTAGCGTGATCGCTCGATGGATCTTGCTGTTGTGAAGATCTCGAATGTAGCCCTTCTTGTTTGGTTCGTAGTTTTCATAGAAGAGCTGCTGCATCTGTGTAgaagaaaacagaaaagaaaagagaaggatTAGTAATAAATAATTTATAGGAAATCTACTGAAGAGTCATTGGGCACTTGAACGCACAAATGTGCCATTGTTGGCATTTTTCATCAGTACAGCGTTGGAGCAGTTTATGGGGCTGGCAAGCAATATTAATTAGACAGACTCTACCCCACTAAATTGCAATGCACTATACCCTTTAATCATAGTCTGCTGAGCCATGGTGCCTCCAAAAAACATTTTCTAAATATATGCCAACATAATGACTAAGGATTTAATATGCTGCGAGTGACCCTTCAATTTGATCCAGAGATGCTGTTTAACCTAAACTCTctataaaaaaataagaaataaaaaaaaatcagggtcTAAATTATAAGCCAAAAAAAGCGTACGACAGTGAGTGAATGTCCCTCTACTGAGAAATACCTTGCGTCATTGAGTGTTTACTGCAAACCTGTTGAGGCTTTACCAAGTCAGTGTTCTCCAGATTACAGGAGACTGTATGTGTACACAGCGGGACAGCTGCTTAACACCCCTGTAGGCAGGCAGGCACTCGGCCATGGTTAAGAAGGCAGGGTCTGTGTTGTTGCCTCCCAATGAAGGGAGCATCAGAAAGCCTGAGTTTCTATTTACAAAATGATGGCGAGCCCCTAGAAAGCCTGGTTTGAGAGGAAGGCTCTGGAATGCAGCCACAAGTCCACTCCCCAGAGAAAGGCAATACACAGAATCGGACAGGAGGCGCACAGAGGCCGGGCCTGAGAGCGGTGGAGGGCGATATCTAAACCTGTATATGATCACAGGAACTGCCTGAATAACTCTTTGCTTTTCCATGGCTCAACCCCGCATTTCTCTACACTTTGGAAAAGGCACGCCGCCAATCAAAACAGGTTGCAGTTTGTCATCAATGGAAGTCTTGAGCAAATCTGTGCCGGCGAGAATGAAGGGTCAGCGTTTACATCAGAACCAGGACCATTACATGCGCAGATGCTTCAACATGAATTCATGTGTAGTATTTctacccattaaaaaaaaaaaaaaaaaatcacagtgtgGTAGTATCGCACGGTTCAAGCAGGGGTAAGGCTGGATATCCTGAGGTTGGatttatctgaagattgttgtgttgttattctatgttaagtacacagagagctacaaaaccggagtcagattccatgtttggtcactaatgccccttttccactacatggtactggctcaactcgattcGCTTCTgagtcgttttccattaccgtaacagtaccccctcagtgtagctgaattttcggctctccatttttttccccccaacttcAAAATGTACTTCTAAGATAATTCTGCTTcaaccgcttcggtatttaaaaatgctggGTGATATCCCAGGCGTGCACTGATGACGTGGTGacacgtttctctgaccaatcagagggctgcattgattttggtacctgctccagtttttttggaacctcgacaaaggtggtaccagaaaagtggcaacagttaccaaaatgccggtactttccagtgatgaaaaacgaaaaaaagggcgagtcgagttgagtcggTACCATGTACTGGAAAAGGGGTATTAGAAATGCCCTGTACATGTATTCTTGTCCTTTGCTGGGAAAACTTCAAGAGTATTACAGAGGAATACAGTAGTCTACTGTCGTGGGGCTTAATTAGGCCGGGATGGGAAGGAGAAGTTGGTCGAGGAGGGTTCGTCGAGCCTTTTTAGGTGCGGTGCAAGTAAGGTTATGTCCAGCTGGGAGACACCAGTGCTCATTAGCCGTTAGCTTAATGACTCAGGATGAATGTGCCTCCCTCCCACGTGGCTTAGTCATCATTAACACCCTCCTTATTATCTGACCTTTCCTTTGGCTGGCGCTGCTACGTCTTATGACTCATTATCACGATTCTTCACAATCATTAACTCCGCTACACCGCCGGCCAATCAACTGGACAGCCTCGTTAACCAaagaccaaaacaaaacaaaatccagTGGTGATGCTGAGAGGTCCACCGCCCTTTTGTCCACGCCTCATTTCCACCAGATGTCATTTGGTCCAGTTGGGAATCATATGATGAGCCCAAGACCCAACCACAGAACAAGTCTGGAGAAGTGCTTTAATGTATGGCTGTATCTTCCACACTCGGAGACCCGATTTTCACACCGAATTAAGATCCCGCTGACTGGAATACACCAGCAGGGATGAAACCAAATAAAAAACCAAATCATCCGGATTTATCTATAAATCTAACCGCTCTATCTACTTCAGTTGTGTACTTATATACAGTTATACACTCTGAATTGAAAGTCAACTGACCCCAACCATGCTGCAACAAAAACTGATGACACATTATTGGCCAACAACCAAAtatttaacatccatccattatccaaaccgcttatcctgctctcggggttgcagggatgctgtaaCAGTGCACCACTGAGAAAGCACCGGTGCACTGTTACAAACCCATAGTTTCAACtgggtcagcacacacacacacacacacaccaacaatcaAGCACAGCAGTGCAAACAGGATAATCAAACCAACAACACAGTCTTTACACAGCATAAAATGATCTTAATGAGGACAGGCGCTGGTCCACATCCTACAACCAGCTGTCGGGCATCTGATAATAATGCCGTCGGCATCATTAGCGGAGGAGGAAACCAAACCAAGCCACAGCTTAGGCGAAACACAAAAAATGCTCTTAAAGTTTAGATCAAACGAGACTCGCAGTAAAGTCACACATATCTtcacttattatattattgttattataattatatattatccatccatccattttccaaactgctcattgggtggcaggcggggagacaccctggacagcatgcaaactccacacagaggacgacccgggacgatccccaggaccttcttgctgagaggtgaccgcgctaaccactgtgcgaccctatatatgtataaaaaatacgtaatttattattattatatatcttCAAtttaggcggcacagtggcacagtggttagcgcggtcgcctcacagcaagaaggtcctgggttcgagccccagggtagtccaaccttgggggtcgtctcgggtcgtcctctgtgtggagtttgcatgttctccccgtgtctgcgtgggtttcctccgagtgctccggtttcctcccacagtccaaagacatgtaggtcaggtgaatcggccataccaaattgtccctaggtgtgaatgtgcgccctgtgatggcctggcggcctgtccagggtgtccccccgcctgccgcccaatgcctgctgggataggctgcagcatcccctggaccctgagagcaggataagcggtttggataatggatggatgttaaataTTTTGTTGTTGGCAAACAATGTGTCATCAGTTTTTGTTGCAGCATGGTTGGGGTCAGTTCACTTTCAATTAAGAATTTTTCTTCAACCTTTAAACACTGAAAGATTTTAAGCATGAGAAGGCTGTGCTATCCAGCCAATAAGTAAATTACTGATAATTGATGCTCTTTGATAACTGATGCTCAACACACACGAACACCACCATGCATCCTGGTGTGCagaacaaaaaaataacaaaaatgttGCAAAACAGTTATCAACCTGAAAGGAAAACTTTCATTATGTGTTGTTTTTCATACTGCGTTGCAGTGGCCTGTTTAAAGTGATCATATACCAAACAACTAATCGATGTTGATACTGCACGCTGATAGATACAGGAGTGATGATACTGCAGTACATGCTGTGAATTCCTTATATAGAGCAATGCAGTGCTCCAAGCACACCGGATGGCATGCAGCAGCTGATCAGCAACTCATTACAATCATaagagacttgacttggacttgtgaCTAAAAACTTGACTTGGACTCTAgctcaaagacttgagactggacATGGACTTGCAGAAAACGACTCATGAGCATCTCTGGTGATTAGTCAGTCTGTGTGATTGTGTGCGTCTGTCCCTTGTGCTCACAATAACGTCTCGATATGGGGGGTGAGGGT includes the following:
- the chsy1 gene encoding chondroitin sulfate synthase 1; translation: MAGRSRRAWFSVLLGLVVGFTLASRLILPKAGELKKAGHKRKASPAGCGLNGGHRKEPGGVLWTPRDNGPASTERPGTRSNSFLFVGVMTAQKYLNNRAVAAHRTWAQTVPGRVEFFSSEGSDTSIPIPIVALRNVDDSYPPQKKSFMMLKYMHDHYLDKYEWFMRADDDVYIKSEKLESFLRSLNSSEAIFLGQTGMGARDELGKLALEPGENFCMGGPGVIMSREVLRRMVPHIRECLQEMYTTHEDVEVGRCVRRFAGVQCVWSYEMQQLFYENYEPNKKGYIRDLHNSKIHRAITLHPNKNPPYQYRLHSYMLSRKIADLRHRTIQLHREIVQMGRYGAADPSREDLQLGMPPSFMRFHPRLREEVLEWEFLTGKYLFSSSDGQPPRRGMDSSQRQALDDIIMQVMEMINANAKTRGRVIEFKEIQYGYRRVNPLYGAEYVLDLLLLYKKHKGKTMTVPVRRHAYLQQTFSQIQFREEEEMDARALASRINKESDSLSFLSNSLKMLVPFKLATSGKDQREPKEKKVNILVPLSGRYDIFVRFMANFERVCLIPNQNVKLLILLFNTDNNTERVKQVELMREYHMKYPRADMEIKPVAGSFSRALALEVGSSHFSNDSLLFYCDVDLLFTADFLKRCRGNTALGEQTYFPIIFSQYDPKVVYAGKVPSDNHYVFTSKTGLWRHYGFGIVCVYKGDLIRAGGFDTSIQGWGLEDVDLFNKFVQSGIKLFRSTDTGIVHVHHPVICDPNLEAKQFKMCLGSKASSHGSTQQLAELWLEKNDHGFRRLASSPNNGSVRTA